A stretch of the Mesorhizobium sp. Pch-S genome encodes the following:
- a CDS encoding methylenetetrahydrofolate reductase, with product MSPRPPQRDENPAGIHLPLEPLPGHSSRGRLERVLRRGEFAVTTELNPPDSADPEDVYNRAKVFDGWVDAINAVDASGANCHMSSVGICALLTRMGYAPVMQIACRDKNRIAIQGDVLGGAAMGVANILCLTGDGVQAGDQPGAKPVFDLDSMSLLETVRIMRDNGKFLSGRKLTTPPQVFLGAAINPFAPPYDFRPIHLGKKIAAGAQFVQSQYCFDVPMFRTFMQKASDLGLTEKVFVLVGVGPLASAKTAKWIRSNVPGIHIPDAIIKRLEGAEDQKKEGKNLCIDIINEVKEIPGVSGVHVMAYRQEEYVAEIVDESGVLKGRRPWKREVRPDDALVAERLGHILHDDVTETQVDMVKTAH from the coding sequence ATGAGCCCGCGTCCGCCCCAGCGCGACGAAAATCCGGCTGGCATCCATCTGCCGCTGGAGCCCCTGCCCGGCCATTCCTCGCGCGGCCGCCTGGAACGCGTGCTGCGCCGCGGTGAATTCGCGGTGACCACCGAGCTGAACCCGCCCGACAGCGCCGATCCGGAAGACGTCTACAACCGCGCCAAGGTGTTCGACGGCTGGGTCGATGCGATCAATGCCGTCGATGCGTCCGGCGCGAACTGCCACATGTCCTCGGTCGGTATCTGCGCGTTGCTGACCCGCATGGGCTATGCCCCGGTCATGCAGATCGCCTGTCGCGACAAGAACCGCATCGCCATCCAGGGTGACGTTCTGGGCGGTGCGGCCATGGGCGTGGCCAATATCCTCTGCCTTACCGGCGACGGCGTGCAGGCGGGTGATCAGCCCGGCGCCAAACCGGTGTTCGATCTCGATTCCATGTCGCTGCTCGAAACCGTCCGCATCATGCGCGACAACGGCAAGTTCCTGTCGGGCCGCAAGCTGACGACACCGCCGCAGGTCTTCCTCGGCGCAGCGATCAATCCGTTTGCACCACCCTATGATTTCCGCCCTATCCACCTCGGCAAGAAGATCGCCGCCGGCGCGCAGTTCGTGCAGAGCCAGTACTGCTTCGATGTGCCGATGTTCAGAACCTTCATGCAGAAGGCGAGCGACCTCGGCCTGACCGAGAAGGTTTTCGTCCTGGTCGGTGTCGGCCCATTGGCTTCCGCCAAGACGGCGAAATGGATTCGCTCCAACGTGCCCGGCATCCATATCCCCGACGCCATCATCAAGCGCCTCGAAGGCGCCGAAGACCAGAAGAAGGAAGGCAAGAATCTCTGCATCGACATCATCAACGAGGTGAAGGAAATTCCCGGCGTGTCGGGCGTCCACGTGATGGCTTATCGCCAGGAAGAATACGTTGCCGAGATCGTCGATGAGTCCGGCGTGCTCAAGGGTCGACGGCCCTGGAAGCGAGAAGTCC
- a CDS encoding methylenetetrahydrofolate reductase C-terminal domain-containing protein, with the protein MSETQPTPNTGSANAAAGASAGVTQATLVRKAAAKSDYKPADVSPQRRVQRSYSVRLWAIRHSKLLEWFYRRFADAFLLLHPVWKGLGYGRVEAPVKFVEKRVKGFMFDCRMCGQCILSSTGMSCPMNCPKQLRNGPCGGVRANGNCEVEPDMPCVWVKAWEGSRNMVNGDAILNVQKPVDQSLRETSAWLRVTAQAAAARDAANTGASA; encoded by the coding sequence ATGTCTGAAACCCAGCCGACACCGAATACGGGCTCTGCAAACGCCGCAGCTGGCGCTTCCGCCGGCGTAACCCAGGCGACCTTGGTCCGCAAGGCGGCAGCAAAGAGCGACTACAAGCCTGCGGATGTTTCACCGCAGCGGCGTGTGCAAAGGTCCTATTCGGTACGGCTGTGGGCGATCCGCCATTCGAAACTGCTGGAGTGGTTCTACCGGCGCTTCGCCGATGCGTTCCTGCTCTTGCATCCGGTCTGGAAAGGCCTCGGCTACGGGCGCGTCGAAGCGCCCGTCAAATTCGTCGAGAAGCGCGTGAAGGGTTTCATGTTCGACTGCCGCATGTGCGGCCAGTGCATCCTTTCCTCCACCGGCATGTCCTGCCCGATGAACTGCCCCAAGCAGTTGCGCAACGGTCCTTGTGGCGGCGTACGCGCCAACGGCAACTGCGAGGTCGAACCCGATATGCCTTGCGTCTGGGTCAAGGCATGGGAAGGGTCGCGCAACATGGTCAACGGCGACGCCATCCTGAATGTGCAGAAACCGGTCGACCAGTCGTTGCGGGAAACCTCCGCCTGGCTGCGTGTGACCGCCCAGGCTGCAGCGGCGCGCGATGCTGCCAACACCGGAGCATCCGCATGA
- a CDS encoding virulence factor, with protein sequence MADLIVVYWRDIPAQVIVKKGRQNAKRELPLRFTEAIDMAAMRSGAAETDAYLAEWRKADPVPVGDDLEAEVEKAAAAIDADYSRERLVALAKAGGKENV encoded by the coding sequence ATGGCTGATCTGATCGTCGTTTACTGGCGCGACATTCCCGCCCAGGTCATCGTGAAAAAGGGCCGGCAGAACGCCAAGCGCGAACTGCCGCTGCGCTTCACCGAAGCGATCGACATGGCGGCGATGCGCTCGGGCGCGGCTGAAACCGACGCCTATCTGGCCGAATGGCGCAAAGCGGACCCCGTTCCGGTCGGCGACGACCTCGAAGCGGAAGTGGAAAAGGCGGCGGCGGCCATCGACGCGGACTATAGCCGGGAGCGACTGGTCGCTCTCGCAAAGGCAGGCGGCAAGGAAAATGTCTGA
- a CDS encoding fatty acid desaturase gives MSELDHRQIIASLSVDDRRELTDKQDAPGLWRLALHGGSIVLLAALILLEVPLWPLLMLPLGILIVFLFTLLHETIHETAFRTERLNRLVAVTSGFLILLPPAWFRYFHFAHHRYTHDPDNDPELMSPKPETIAQYLRYLSGWPYWSGMAKVVAVNALGGNKDSFVPEKGRAKVITEARWFLVIYALLVAGSALLQSPALLWIWIVPALLGQPFLRAYLLAEHTRCPHVANMLENTRTTFTTGIVRFVAWNMPYHAEHHSYPAVPFHRLPRFHEIIAEHLRSTERGYVRFHRKLVNDLGKHDE, from the coding sequence ATGTCAGAGCTCGACCACCGGCAGATCATCGCGTCCCTCTCGGTGGACGATCGACGTGAGCTGACCGATAAACAGGATGCGCCCGGATTGTGGCGGCTCGCCCTCCACGGCGGATCGATCGTGTTGCTCGCCGCACTCATCCTGCTCGAGGTGCCTCTCTGGCCACTGTTGATGCTGCCGCTCGGCATCCTCATCGTCTTTCTGTTCACGCTGCTGCACGAAACGATCCATGAGACGGCATTTCGCACCGAACGCCTGAACCGTCTCGTTGCTGTCACTTCCGGCTTCCTCATCCTGCTGCCGCCGGCCTGGTTTCGCTATTTCCACTTTGCCCATCATCGCTACACCCACGATCCCGACAACGATCCCGAGCTGATGAGCCCGAAACCCGAGACGATTGCGCAATATCTGCGCTACCTGTCCGGCTGGCCATATTGGAGCGGCATGGCCAAGGTCGTCGCCGTCAACGCTCTCGGTGGCAACAAGGATTCCTTCGTACCGGAAAAGGGCCGCGCCAAGGTGATCACCGAGGCGCGCTGGTTCCTTGTCATCTATGCGCTGCTCGTCGCGGGCTCGGCGCTCCTGCAATCGCCAGCGCTGCTATGGATATGGATCGTGCCGGCACTGCTGGGCCAGCCATTCCTGCGAGCCTATCTGCTTGCGGAGCATACGCGCTGCCCACATGTCGCCAACATGCTCGAAAACACGCGCACCACCTTCACCACGGGCATCGTGCGTTTCGTGGCATGGAACATGCCCTATCACGCCGAGCATCACTCCTATCCCGCGGTGCCCTTCCATCGGCTGCCACGATTCCACGAGATCATCGCAGAGCACCTGCGCTCGACGGAACGCGGTTATGTGCGCTTCCATCGCAAGCTGGTGAACGATCTCGGCAAGCACGACGAATAG
- a CDS encoding formyl transferase, translating into MNEAADTAPIVVVTEGGGHIWAIVNAIADHFTSVTVILETPVSKWSLLKRRARRQGWISVLGQIGTMVLVRLGKRFGTAHAEEIVAEYNLKTEPKPDQDIVHVPSANAPETIEAIADIKPGVVLLAGCRVLTRDTLAAIPCPVINYHAGVNPKYRGMNGAYWALVNNDAENFGTTVHVVDAGVDTGAVLRHTRGMPGRGDTISSYPLRQAAISRDACVDVIEKVMAGRIEPFDPGLPSQIWFHPTLWFYVWTGIRRGIW; encoded by the coding sequence ATGAACGAGGCTGCAGACACGGCACCCATCGTCGTCGTCACCGAAGGCGGCGGCCACATCTGGGCAATCGTCAACGCCATAGCCGACCATTTCACCAGCGTCACCGTTATCCTTGAAACGCCGGTTTCCAAGTGGTCGTTGCTCAAGCGCCGCGCCAGGCGTCAAGGCTGGATTTCCGTTCTTGGCCAGATAGGCACGATGGTGCTGGTGCGCCTCGGCAAACGGTTCGGCACTGCGCATGCCGAGGAGATTGTCGCCGAGTACAACCTCAAGACCGAGCCGAAGCCGGACCAGGACATTGTGCATGTGCCCTCGGCCAACGCGCCGGAGACGATCGAGGCGATAGCAGACATCAAACCAGGTGTCGTGCTGCTTGCGGGATGCCGTGTGCTGACCCGCGACACCCTCGCCGCGATACCCTGCCCCGTCATCAACTACCATGCCGGCGTCAATCCGAAGTATCGCGGCATGAACGGGGCCTATTGGGCGCTGGTGAACAACGACGCCGAGAATTTTGGCACGACCGTTCACGTCGTCGATGCCGGTGTCGATACGGGCGCGGTCCTGCGCCACACGCGCGGCATGCCCGGTCGCGGCGATACCATCTCATCCTATCCGCTTCGCCAGGCAGCAATTTCGCGTGACGCCTGTGTTGACGTGATTGAAAAGGTTATGGCCGGCCGCATCGAACCCTTCGATCCCGGCCTGCCATCACAGATCTGGTTCCATCCGACGCTCTGGTTCTATGTGTGGACCGGGATACGCCGCGGCATCTGGTAG
- a CDS encoding DUF4893 domain-containing protein, with amino-acid sequence MHLRALLFTAAAVLFAGNAHADGVVQKLITPADKARLTKYDETRKAALAEAKAGQPSEVKDLDAVLARPLVAFSDKDLTGNWQCRTIKAGGLGPLVIYGWFKCRVTDDGSGWMLEKTSGSQRTKGRFYDDGEKRSIYLGSGFVAGEKTQRYGAGPKTDQVGYAFRTGPNAWRIEFPAPYYESKLDIIEFKR; translated from the coding sequence ATGCATCTGCGCGCCTTGCTATTCACGGCTGCTGCCGTCCTGTTCGCTGGAAATGCCCATGCGGACGGCGTTGTGCAGAAGTTGATCACTCCGGCGGACAAGGCGCGACTTACCAAATATGACGAGACCCGCAAGGCAGCATTGGCCGAGGCCAAGGCCGGACAGCCGAGCGAGGTAAAGGACCTCGATGCGGTGCTCGCCCGCCCACTGGTCGCCTTTTCGGACAAGGATCTTACCGGCAACTGGCAATGCCGTACGATCAAGGCGGGCGGCCTTGGCCCGCTCGTCATCTATGGCTGGTTCAAGTGCCGCGTCACGGATGATGGTTCCGGCTGGATGCTGGAAAAGACCAGCGGTTCCCAGCGCACCAAGGGCCGATTCTACGACGACGGCGAGAAGCGCTCGATCTATCTGGGCTCAGGCTTCGTCGCCGGCGAAAAGACACAACGTTACGGTGCTGGCCCGAAAACCGACCAGGTCGGCTATGCCTTCCGCACAGGACCGAATGCCTGGCGCATCGAATTTCCGGCGCCCTACTATGAATCAAAACTCGACATCATCGAATTCAAGCGCTGA
- a CDS encoding DUF1638 domain-containing protein, translated as MVNGEVPSTAPLPERVRVIACGAIAREVLAVCRTNHLDHVDLICLPAIWHVYPERIAPAMREAITRARAEGYSRIFIGYAECGTRGELDRICEEERVERIGGPHCYAFFSGNEAFAKVTEDEFTAFYLTDLITRQFEAFVIEPLKLDKHPELKEMVFGNYTKIVYLAQTEDKALQEKAKWAADYLGLDYEYRFTGYGDLAPALLAAAEH; from the coding sequence ATGGTGAATGGCGAAGTCCCGTCGACCGCCCCTCTCCCCGAGCGCGTACGGGTCATTGCTTGCGGCGCCATCGCCCGAGAGGTGCTGGCGGTGTGCAGGACCAACCATCTCGATCATGTCGATCTGATCTGTCTGCCGGCAATCTGGCACGTCTATCCCGAAAGGATTGCCCCGGCGATGCGCGAGGCGATCACCAGGGCGCGAGCGGAAGGCTACAGCCGTATCTTCATTGGCTATGCCGAATGCGGCACGCGCGGCGAACTCGACAGGATCTGCGAAGAAGAACGCGTCGAACGCATCGGCGGACCGCACTGTTATGCCTTCTTCAGCGGCAACGAGGCATTCGCGAAAGTCACGGAAGACGAGTTCACCGCCTTCTACCTGACCGATCTGATCACGCGGCAGTTCGAAGCTTTCGTGATCGAGCCCCTGAAGCTCGACAAGCATCCCGAACTGAAAGAAATGGTGTTCGGAAACTACACCAAGATCGTCTACCTGGCGCAGACCGAGGACAAGGCCCTGCAGGAAAAGGCGAAATGGGCGGCCGACTATCTGGGACTCGACTATGAGTACCGCTTCACCGGCTATGGCGATCTCGCGCCTGCACTTCTCGCGGCCGCCGAACACTGA
- a CDS encoding entericidin A/B family lipoprotein, which translates to MKLSRVAPLAVIAVALVLSGCANTVRGVGKDVKGTARAVEDTVKN; encoded by the coding sequence ATGAAACTGTCACGCGTCGCACCGCTCGCCGTCATTGCCGTGGCGCTCGTACTTTCCGGCTGTGCCAACACGGTCCGTGGCGTCGGCAAAGACGTCAAAGGCACTGCCCGCGCCGTCGAGGACACGGTCAAAAACTGA
- a CDS encoding B12-binding domain-containing protein gives MSDDEIILSELSDEELVQQMHDDLYDGLKEEIEEGTNILLERGWAPYTVLTEALVEGMRIVGEDFRDGILFVPEVLLSANAMKAGMFILRPLLAATGAPKQGKMVIGTVKGDIHDIGKNLVGMMMEGAGFDVVDLGINNPVEKYLEAIEEHQPDIIGMSALLTTTMPYMKVVIDTMKEKGIRDDYVVLVGGAPLNEEFGKAVGADAYCRDAAVAVETAKDFMKRKHNVRASA, from the coding sequence ATGTCCGACGACGAGATCATCCTTTCCGAACTCTCCGACGAGGAACTCGTGCAGCAGATGCACGACGATCTTTATGACGGCCTGAAGGAAGAGATCGAAGAAGGCACGAACATCCTTCTGGAGCGTGGCTGGGCACCTTACACAGTCCTCACCGAGGCGCTTGTCGAAGGCATGCGCATCGTCGGCGAGGACTTCCGCGACGGCATCCTGTTCGTGCCGGAAGTGCTGCTTTCCGCCAATGCGATGAAGGCAGGCATGTTCATCCTGCGTCCGCTGCTTGCCGCCACCGGCGCGCCCAAGCAGGGCAAGATGGTCATCGGCACCGTCAAGGGTGACATCCACGACATCGGCAAGAACCTTGTCGGCATGATGATGGAAGGCGCTGGTTTCGACGTCGTCGACCTCGGCATCAACAATCCGGTCGAGAAGTATCTCGAGGCGATCGAGGAACATCAGCCCGACATCATCGGCATGTCGGCGCTGCTCACCACCACCATGCCCTACATGAAGGTCGTCATCGACACGATGAAGGAAAAGGGCATTCGCGACGACTATGTCGTGCTGGTTGGCGGCGCGCCGCTCAACGAGGAATTCGGCAAGGCCGTCGGCGCCGACGCCTATTGCCGCGACGCCGCTGTGGCGGTGGAAACCGCCAAGGACTTCATGAAGCGCAAGCACAACGTTCGCGCTTCTGCCTGA
- a CDS encoding trimethylamine methyltransferase family protein, whose protein sequence is MSENAAVDQEAAGGRRGRGDRGGAAARRAARTGGGPGQQLTYIRRQIKVYEVLDEEGLALIEKNADTVLEETGIEFRDDAEALQLWKQAGADVKGERVRFPRGLCRSLLKTAPKQYIQHARNSERSVQIGGNATVFAPVYGPPFVRDLDGNRRYATIEDFRNFVKLAYMAPSIHHSGGTVCEPVDVPVNKRHLDMIYSHIKYSDKPFMGSVTAPERAEDTVAMAKLVFGDDFVENNTVLTSLINANSPMVFDETMLGALKVYARHNQACIVTPFILAGAMSPVTVAGTLTQVLAEVLAGASFTQLIRPGAPVLFGTFASSISMQSGAPTFGTPEPSLVSYGAAQLARRLGLPFRTGGSLCASKIPDAQAAYESANTLNSTILAGTNFVLHSAGWLEGGLASCYEKFMMDIDQLGMQQKFAEGVDLSENGQAMDAIRQVGPGSHYLGCDHTQANFQTAFYRSSIADNNSYEQWLAEGEKTAPQRANELARRWLESYEAPDLDQGIDEALQAFITKKKESMPDAFT, encoded by the coding sequence ATGAGCGAGAACGCGGCAGTCGATCAAGAAGCGGCGGGCGGCAGGCGAGGGCGCGGTGACCGCGGCGGCGCCGCGGCGCGACGTGCTGCGCGCACCGGTGGCGGACCTGGTCAGCAGCTCACCTATATCCGGCGCCAGATCAAGGTCTACGAAGTGCTGGACGAGGAAGGCCTGGCGCTGATCGAAAAGAACGCCGACACGGTGCTCGAAGAGACCGGTATCGAATTCCGCGATGACGCGGAGGCGCTTCAGTTGTGGAAGCAGGCCGGCGCCGATGTAAAAGGCGAACGTGTTCGCTTCCCGCGCGGACTCTGCCGCTCGCTGCTCAAGACCGCGCCGAAGCAATATATCCAGCATGCGCGCAATTCGGAGCGCTCGGTGCAGATCGGCGGGAATGCCACCGTTTTCGCACCGGTCTACGGGCCGCCCTTCGTGCGCGACCTCGACGGCAACCGTCGTTATGCGACGATCGAGGATTTCCGCAACTTCGTGAAGCTCGCCTATATGGCCCCGTCGATCCACCATTCGGGCGGTACGGTGTGCGAGCCGGTCGACGTGCCGGTGAACAAGCGCCACCTCGACATGATCTATTCGCACATCAAATATTCGGACAAGCCGTTCATGGGCTCCGTGACCGCGCCGGAACGCGCGGAAGACACGGTTGCGATGGCCAAGCTGGTGTTCGGCGACGACTTTGTCGAGAACAACACGGTGCTGACCTCGCTGATCAATGCCAATTCGCCGATGGTCTTCGACGAGACGATGCTCGGCGCGCTGAAGGTTTACGCACGTCACAACCAGGCCTGCATCGTCACCCCGTTCATTCTGGCCGGCGCGATGAGCCCGGTGACCGTCGCCGGCACGCTGACGCAGGTTCTGGCCGAGGTGCTGGCCGGTGCTTCCTTCACCCAGCTGATCCGGCCTGGCGCCCCGGTTCTGTTCGGCACGTTCGCGTCGTCGATCTCGATGCAGTCGGGTGCGCCGACTTTCGGAACGCCGGAACCGTCGCTGGTTTCCTATGGAGCAGCTCAGCTTGCGCGCCGGCTTGGCCTGCCGTTCCGCACCGGCGGTTCGCTATGTGCTTCCAAGATCCCGGATGCGCAGGCAGCCTATGAAAGTGCCAACACGCTGAATTCGACCATCCTTGCCGGCACCAACTTCGTGCTGCACTCGGCGGGCTGGCTCGAGGGCGGGCTGGCCTCCTGCTATGAGAAGTTCATGATGGATATCGACCAGCTCGGCATGCAGCAGAAATTTGCCGAGGGCGTCGACCTGTCGGAGAACGGCCAGGCGATGGATGCCATCCGCCAGGTCGGTCCAGGCAGCCACTATCTCGGTTGCGACCATACCCAGGCCAATTTCCAGACCGCGTTCTATCGGTCTTCGATCGCGGACAACAATTCCTACGAGCAGTGGTTGGCCGAGGGCGAGAAAACTGCGCCGCAACGCGCCAACGAACTCGCCCGGCGTTGGCTGGAAAGCTACGAGGCGCCGGATCTCGATCAGGGCATCGATGAGGCGCTGCAGGCCTTCATCACCAAGAAGAAGGAGTCGATGCCCGACGCCTTCACTTGA
- a CDS encoding 4Fe-4S dicluster domain-containing protein, giving the protein MSNRRQAKNRQLQTISNQLAAHGLTLRGGFAFGDEEAAPLSREGRPAKSALLVGQAGAAPWPHFMKWRQRQPRDLPNPLDTWSRQIIDEVAAHLGASAVYPSDKPYQPFQQWAMRAEGLKPSPLGILMHPEYGLWHAYRGALLFADGIPIQGVRNPIHLCDLCVGKPCLKSCPVGAHSEEGFAYEACLGHVRSADGGPCRSGGCLDRNACPYGVDYRYPAEVQAFHMASFADL; this is encoded by the coding sequence ATGAGCAACCGTCGTCAGGCCAAAAATCGACAGCTGCAGACGATTTCGAACCAACTCGCCGCGCATGGGCTGACCCTGCGCGGCGGTTTTGCGTTTGGTGATGAAGAGGCGGCGCCGTTAAGTCGGGAAGGCCGGCCGGCGAAGTCCGCTCTTCTGGTCGGGCAGGCTGGTGCGGCGCCCTGGCCGCACTTCATGAAATGGCGACAAAGGCAGCCGCGGGATCTGCCAAACCCGCTCGACACATGGTCACGGCAGATCATCGATGAGGTCGCCGCCCATTTAGGAGCGTCGGCGGTCTATCCGTCCGACAAACCCTACCAGCCATTCCAGCAATGGGCGATGCGGGCGGAGGGATTGAAGCCGTCGCCGCTCGGCATTCTCATGCATCCCGAATATGGCCTGTGGCACGCCTATCGTGGGGCATTGCTGTTTGCCGACGGGATTCCGATTCAAGGCGTTCGCAATCCGATTCATCTTTGCGACCTATGTGTCGGAAAACCTTGCCTGAAATCCTGTCCGGTCGGAGCCCATTCCGAGGAGGGTTTTGCCTATGAGGCCTGTCTCGGGCATGTTCGGAGCGCCGATGGCGGGCCGTGCCGGAGCGGCGGTTGCCTGGACCGAAACGCCTGCCCCTATGGGGTAGACTATCGCTATCCCGCCGAGGTGCAGGCCTTTCATATGGCGAGCTTTGCCGATCTTTAG
- a CDS encoding FadR/GntR family transcriptional regulator → MQPASRTNLTDSAAESLRAEILGGRWSVGTRIPNEATLSGQLSVSRGTVREAVRALVSQGLLETRQGSGTYVRSAVDPTAALVRVRRACLRDQWEARTALDVEAARLAALRHAPADIERLNRLLAERGTVADGGQHNFVCRDLAFHKAIVAMSGNRAMVELYDFFTAAIAETIQATLGGDLPEPDAPMHAEIVDAIASGDPDRAGNAVRAFMAPVLSQLDRHLAQ, encoded by the coding sequence ATGCAACCTGCCAGTCGCACCAATCTGACGGACAGCGCCGCTGAAAGCCTGCGCGCGGAAATCCTCGGCGGCCGCTGGTCGGTCGGAACCCGCATACCCAATGAAGCTACCTTGTCCGGCCAGCTTTCGGTCAGCCGGGGTACGGTACGGGAAGCCGTCCGCGCCCTGGTTTCGCAGGGCCTCCTCGAAACACGGCAGGGATCCGGAACCTATGTGCGCTCGGCTGTCGACCCGACCGCGGCGTTGGTGCGGGTCAGGCGGGCCTGTCTGCGCGATCAATGGGAGGCGCGTACCGCGCTCGATGTGGAGGCCGCACGGCTGGCGGCCCTCCGGCATGCACCTGCGGATATAGAAAGGCTCAACCGCCTGCTCGCGGAGCGCGGCACGGTCGCCGATGGAGGCCAGCACAACTTCGTCTGCCGCGACCTTGCTTTCCACAAGGCGATAGTTGCGATGTCGGGCAACCGCGCGATGGTGGAGCTCTACGACTTCTTCACCGCGGCGATTGCTGAAACCATCCAGGCAACGCTGGGGGGCGATCTGCCGGAGCCGGACGCTCCAATGCATGCGGAGATCGTCGACGCGATTGCCTCGGGCGATCCGGACCGAGCCGGAAACGCCGTTCGCGCTTTCATGGCGCCCGTCCTTTCACAACTCGACCGGCATCTCGCGCAATGA
- a CDS encoding MFS transporter, whose translation MNQTFRQNDTQVAAMNGIDDQLVDAEADSLPPPQAPVLASQAARVLLGASLVLIAFNLRPLFSSLSVLLPEMMQATGLSSAGASLLTTLPVVCLGIFAPFAPRLAQRYGAERTLLGVMALLALGTALRGFGSVPILFAATFVAGAAIAVGNVLLPGLVKRDFPDSMALMTGLYTMALCAGAAAASGLTLPIEHYVAGSWSTALAVWAVPAFAVLLLWTPQAFASRHRASHSGFRVTGLWRDRLAWQVTLFMGLQSALAYSIFGWLAPILRERGFDATAAGAIVSVSVMAQVVACLAVPPIAVRCRNQSLVNVVLVTVAVIALLGILFAPTSMTLPLAIVQGLGQGGLIAAAMTMIVLRSPDPHVASHLSGMAQGVGYVLAAIGPLLVGLIHGWTGSFAASAILFTALGLGVAVMGFGAGRALLVGARTVRLEG comes from the coding sequence ATGAACCAGACCTTTCGTCAAAACGATACGCAGGTTGCTGCGATGAATGGGATCGACGATCAGCTTGTCGATGCCGAGGCCGACAGCCTGCCGCCGCCGCAAGCTCCGGTGCTTGCAAGTCAGGCGGCGCGCGTGCTGCTTGGCGCCAGCCTCGTGCTGATCGCCTTCAACCTGCGTCCGCTGTTTTCTAGCCTCTCGGTGCTGCTGCCGGAGATGATGCAGGCGACGGGGCTGTCCAGTGCCGGCGCTTCGCTGCTGACGACGTTGCCGGTGGTGTGTCTCGGCATCTTTGCCCCTTTTGCGCCCAGGCTGGCACAGCGCTACGGCGCCGAGCGCACGCTGCTCGGTGTGATGGCGTTGCTTGCGCTGGGTACGGCGCTGCGCGGCTTCGGGTCCGTGCCGATCCTGTTTGCCGCCACCTTTGTCGCGGGCGCTGCCATTGCGGTCGGCAATGTGCTGCTGCCCGGCCTGGTCAAGCGCGACTTCCCCGACAGCATGGCCTTGATGACGGGTCTCTACACCATGGCTTTATGCGCCGGCGCGGCTGCCGCATCAGGGCTGACGCTGCCGATAGAACACTACGTTGCGGGTTCCTGGTCGACCGCTCTTGCTGTCTGGGCGGTGCCGGCTTTCGCCGTGCTGTTGTTGTGGACACCGCAGGCATTCGCCAGTCGCCATCGTGCAAGCCATAGCGGTTTCCGTGTCACGGGGCTTTGGCGCGACCGCCTGGCTTGGCAGGTTACGCTGTTCATGGGCCTGCAGTCGGCACTGGCCTACAGCATCTTCGGCTGGCTGGCCCCGATCCTGCGCGAGCGCGGTTTCGACGCAACTGCGGCGGGCGCGATCGTCTCGGTGTCGGTGATGGCGCAGGTCGTCGCGTGCCTGGCGGTGCCGCCGATCGCGGTTCGCTGCCGCAACCAGAGCCTCGTCAATGTCGTTCTCGTCACCGTCGCAGTCATCGCACTGCTGGGTATCCTGTTTGCTCCGACGTCGATGACGCTGCCGCTGGCCATCGTGCAGGGGCTGGGGCAGGGCGGCCTGATCGCTGCCGCCATGACGATGATCGTCCTGCGCTCACCTGACCCGCACGTGGCGTCGCATCTTTCCGGCATGGCGCAGGGTGTCGGTTATGTGCTGGCCGCGATCGGCCCGCTGCTGGTGGGATTGATCCATGGCTGGACAGGCAGTTTCGCCGCTTCCGCGATCCTTTTCACGGCTCTCGGCCTCGGGGTTGCCGTGATGGGGTTCGGAGCAGGCCGAGCGCTGCTGGTCGGCGCGCGCACGGTGCGCCTCGAGGGGTGA